Genomic DNA from Bosea sp. (in: a-proteobacteria):
ATGTCACGTCAAGAGCACATCCTTGGCCTGGTTGACCCGCGCGGCCAGGGCGCTGCTGCCGCCGGCATCGGGGTGCAGCCGCTTCATGAGGTTCCTGTGGGCCTGCCGGATCGCCTCCTCGTCCGCCCCAGGCTGAAGCCCAAGGATGTCATAGGCTTCCTGTTTGGTCATCGCGCCAGAGCGGTGCGCGCTGCTCGCCCGCGCGTCACCATCCGGCTGAGCGTCAGCACGCCCTCGGGGAAACCGGCGGTCCAGATAAGCCTCTAGCAGGCGCGCTGCGTCGGGGTCGGCCTGTTCGACCTCCGCCATCAGGGCCGACAACTCGGCCGGCGACAGGCTGTCAAGCTCGCGCCCCGTGAAGGAGCCCGCCAGCACCGTACCGCGCATCGCCCCGCTGTCGTGATCCAGCTCCATCGACAGGGTGCGTGAGGCCACCGTCGAGCGTTGCCCCTGCGAGGTCTTCCAGCTCCGGGTCCATTGCGCCAGCGGATGGCTGTAGGCCCACCCGAGCAGCCACGCGCCGAATCCGGCCACGAGCATGGCCAGGTCGATGCGGCCGCGCATCATCAGCAGCGCTGCCACACCCATGGCAGCGGCTCCTCCGAGTTTCTTCATCAGGCCGGCGAGCCGGGCGGGGTTGGAGCCGACGAACAGCTTCGCGCCCCACCACACCGCGATCAGCGTCGCCAAGCCGTAGAGCAGGGCCATCAGCCGCCTTTCCTCATTTGCATCAGCAGCCCGCGCGCCCCGGTCTCCCTGTCGGCGAGTTGCTGGAGGGCAGCCCGTCCACCAGCCGCATAGGACGCCGCCGCGTTCAGAAGATCAAGGAGCTGCTGGGCCACACCCGAATCGAAGCGCGCATAAGCGCCACCCGTCAGCCGCGCGATTTCGCGGAACACATTGGCCGCTGCGGCGTCATGGCCCTCCTGGAACACGAAGCCCTTCACGCCGAGCAGCCCGAGTTGTCCCGCCGCAGCGCAAAGGTCGTCCGCATGCTCCTCCATTGCGTCGCCCACGAAGATGAAGGCGCGGACTGGCGCGCGCCTTGTCTCATCGCGGACATGGGCAAGGACCCTGCCGATCTGCGTGTGTCCGCCCCGGCAGTCGATGCGCGACATCAGCTCGGTCAGGCGCCGCGGATCACCAACCCAGCCCGAGGCCCGGCACTCGTTGAGCCCCCGGAAATAGACAAGCTGGACGCCAAGCCCGCCCAGGCCCGCACAGGCCTCGAACATCCGCCCCTGAAGCGAACAGGCCAGATCCCAGGTCGGCTGGCGGCTCATGGTTGCATCCATGCCGAAGATCAGCCGGCCCGCCCCGGCCGCAGGCGCGGTGGCGGCCACAGCCTTCGCCGTTTCAAGAAAGCTCTCGATGTCTGCCCGAGAGCCGGCCGGGCCGGGCAGCGTACCGGCTGTCGTCACGCCGGGCGGTGGCGTTGTTGCGGGCTTGCGGGTCGGAATCGACATCATCACCTCTGATATGGACAAGGCTGTCGGCTAGATATTGGCCTTCCCCGGTCAATTTGCTACGCCCCCGTCATGCCGGCCCGGCTGGAGCCGGCGGAGGATGTCGCCTTGGCAAAGATCACTGTCGTCCGCAGCGTCGCGGCGCTTCGCCGGCTTGTCGCTGGCTGGAACCATGCTGGCGAGCGCGTGGCGCTGGTTCCGACCATGGGCGCCCTGCACGAAGGGCACATTTCGCTGGTCAGGGCCGCAAGACGCCGGGCCCACCGCGTCGTCGTATCGATCTTCGTCAATCCCACGCAATTCGCGCCCACCGAGGATCTCTCGAAATATCCCCGCACCTTCGCCGCCGACCGCGACAAGCTGACAGAGGCCAAGGCTGACCTGATCTTCGCACCCGACGCGACGGAAATGTATCCGGCTGGCTTCGCCACCACCGTAAGCCTTGCCGGTCCCGCCGCGGTCGGGCTCGAGGATGCGTTCAGACCGACCCATTTCGCAGGCGTCGCGACTGTGGTGTGCAAGCTCTTCACCCAGTGCCGTCCGCATGTCGCTCTGTTCGGGGAGAAGGATTTCCAGCAGCTCAAGGTCGTCACCCACATGGCGCGCGACCTCGATCTTGGCGTGCAGGTGATCGGCGCGCCAACGGTGCGTGATCCCGATGGGCTCGCCATGTCCTCGCGCAACCGGTTCCTTGGGGCACAGGAACGCACCACCGCGCTGACCCTGCATCGCACCATGGTGACGGAGGCGGCCGCCATCCGCGCGGGAGAGCCGGTCGAGGCGGCGCTGGCGCGCGGCCGGGCGGCCATCTGCAACGCAGGATTTGTCCTTGACTATCTCGCGTTGCGTGAAGCGGAGAACCTGCTGCCGGTGGCGCTGGTGACGCAAGCGCCGCTGCGCCTGCTGGTCGCGGCCCGCATCGGCTCGACCCGGCTGATCGACAACATCGGGGTGTGACGCACCCATGCCGGAGCAAAATCGCTTGACTTCGCCGGCTGCCGCGGTCAAAACGCAGCCAGATTTCGGTCGGGACTCGTCCCGGCGTTTTTTGTCGCGCGGCCCTCCCGGCGCGCCATTGAGATGAACGGGTGACCTATGGCCAAGGCCGTGACGATCAAGATCAGGCTCGTGTCGACAGCCGACACCGGTTATTTCTACGTGACGAAGAAGAACTCGCGCACGATGACCGAGAAGATGACGAAAAAGAAGTACGACCCGGTT
This window encodes:
- the rpmG gene encoding 50S ribosomal protein L33; this translates as MAKAVTIKIRLVSTADTGYFYVTKKNSRTMTEKMTKKKYDPVARKHVEFKEAKIK
- a CDS encoding VWA domain-containing protein encodes the protein MTTAGTLPGPAGSRADIESFLETAKAVAATAPAAGAGRLIFGMDATMSRQPTWDLACSLQGRMFEACAGLGGLGVQLVYFRGLNECRASGWVGDPRRLTELMSRIDCRGGHTQIGRVLAHVRDETRRAPVRAFIFVGDAMEEHADDLCAAAGQLGLLGVKGFVFQEGHDAAAANVFREIARLTGGAYARFDSGVAQQLLDLLNAAASYAAGGRAALQQLADRETGARGLLMQMRKGG
- a CDS encoding DnaJ domain-containing protein yields the protein MALLYGLATLIAVWWGAKLFVGSNPARLAGLMKKLGGAAAMGVAALLMMRGRIDLAMLVAGFGAWLLGWAYSHPLAQWTRSWKTSQGQRSTVASRTLSMELDHDSGAMRGTVLAGSFTGRELDSLSPAELSALMAEVEQADPDAARLLEAYLDRRFPRGRADAQPDGDARASSAHRSGAMTKQEAYDILGLQPGADEEAIRQAHRNLMKRLHPDAGGSSALAARVNQAKDVLLT
- a CDS encoding pantoate--beta-alanine ligase — its product is MPARLEPAEDVALAKITVVRSVAALRRLVAGWNHAGERVALVPTMGALHEGHISLVRAARRRAHRVVVSIFVNPTQFAPTEDLSKYPRTFAADRDKLTEAKADLIFAPDATEMYPAGFATTVSLAGPAAVGLEDAFRPTHFAGVATVVCKLFTQCRPHVALFGEKDFQQLKVVTHMARDLDLGVQVIGAPTVRDPDGLAMSSRNRFLGAQERTTALTLHRTMVTEAAAIRAGEPVEAALARGRAAICNAGFVLDYLALREAENLLPVALVTQAPLRLLVAARIGSTRLIDNIGV